In one Siniperca chuatsi isolate FFG_IHB_CAS linkage group LG14, ASM2008510v1, whole genome shotgun sequence genomic region, the following are encoded:
- the bicdl2 gene encoding BICD family-like cargo adapter 2 isoform X1, whose translation MFTPKKNSLPSPCLEDSFFPLSSSSTVSLSFALPSSTSSPGSSDSGGGIETDLILAAELGQALLEKNEELATTVEQREREVEALQQEKHVLQRKLEMNELTSGQREAELTADLAALRAELERHHSQGRDRRKDESEQLTQLANHNQRLVEQLAEAVTLEHTLRTELRSLREEMEESSFSRNINFTQLQNIHAENRVLLERLSHMEAQLKGSQEHSNRLYIEREQLRDRLSELQTKLREKEAEIEQEQGVVFELRTVNRSLQQNALNLGEENILDSRHTQPLSLLSEIQQSQTKEALLAHSTVLQARDEEIRALAEELQSQREELESLREEIKPFRSSPGMPSYSSLESELATMRQEKETLTQQLLNTIKHKVVLSQELEAWQEDMRLVINQQVQQREEERQREKQQEKDNTVGFQRSKSLRVKGEGGKGFFSSFFKDK comes from the exons ATGTTCACCCCCAAGAAAAACAGTCTTCCCTCCCCGTGCCTGGAGGActccttcttccctctctcctcatcctccacagTCTCACTCTCCTTTGCTCTCCCCTCATCCACATCGTCCCCTGGCAGCAGTGACAGCGGAGGAGGGATAGAGACGGATCTGATACTAGCTGCAGAGCTGGGACAGGCTTTACTGGAGAAGAATGAGGAGCTGGCAACCACAGtggagcagagggagagggaggtggag GCTTTACAGCAGGAGAAGCATGTTCTTCAGAGGAAGCTGGAGATGAATGAACTGACATCtgggcagagagaggcagagctgaCAGCAGATTTAGCTGCCTTAAGGGCTGAGCTGGAGCGACATCACAGCCAGGGACGCGACCGACGAAAGGATGAGAGTGAACAGCTGACTCAGTTAGCCAACCATAACCAACGCTTGGTGGAGCAGCTAGCAGAG GCTGTAACACTGGAACACACCTTGAGGACTGAGCTTCGTTCCCTCAGAGAAGAGATGGAAGAATCATCTTTCAGCCGAAATATCAACTTCACACAATTACAGAACATACATGCAGAG AACAGAGTTTTGCTGGAGCGGCTGTCGCACATGGAAGCACAACTAAAAGGATCACAGGAGCACAGCAATAGACTCTACATTGAGAGAGAGCAACTGAGAGATAGACTGTCAGAACTACAAACgaaactgagagagaaagaagcagag atAGAGCAGGAGCAGGGAGTGGTGTTTGAGTTGAGAACCGTGAATCGCTCTCTACAGCAGAACGCTCTGAACCTAGGAGAAGAGAACATTCTGGACAGTAGACACACACAACCTTTGTCACTGCTTAGTGAAATTCAGCAatcacag ACTAAAGAAGCTCTTCTAGCTCACTCCACAGTCCTGCAAGCAAGAGATGAAGAGATACGAGCACTCGCAGAGGAG CTACAATCTCAACGAGAGGAGCTGGAGTCTTTGAGGGAAGAAATCAAGCCATTTAGAAGCAGTCCTGGAATGCCAAGCTACAG TTCTTTAGAGAGTGAACTGGCCACGATGCGTCAGGAGAAAGAAACACTAACTCAGCAGCTTCTCAACACCATCAAACACAAGGTGGTGCTGTCTCAAGAGCTGGAGGCCTGGCAG GAGGACATGCGGTTGGTGATCAATCAACAGGTGCAgcaaagggaggaggagagacagagggaaaaacaGCAAGAGAAAGACAACACAGTAGGATTCCAAAGAAGCAAGTCTTTGAGAGTgaaaggagaaggagggaaaggattcttctcttcctttttcaaagacaaatga
- the bicdl2 gene encoding BICD family-like cargo adapter 2 isoform X2: MFTPKKNSLPSPCLEDSFFPLSSSSTVSLSFALPSSTSSPGSSDSGGGIETDLILAAELGQALLEKNEELATTVEQREREVEALQQEKHVLQRKLEMNELTSGQREAELTADLAALRAELERHHSQGRDRRKDESEQLTQLANHNQRLVEQLAEAVTLEHTLRTELRSLREEMEESSFSRNINFTQLQNIHAENRVLLERLSHMEAQLKGSQEHSNRLYIEREQLRDRLSELQTKLREKEAETKEALLAHSTVLQARDEEIRALAEELQSQREELESLREEIKPFRSSPGMPSYSSLESELATMRQEKETLTQQLLNTIKHKVVLSQELEAWQEDMRLVINQQVQQREEERQREKQQEKDNTVGFQRSKSLRVKGEGGKGFFSSFFKDK, translated from the exons ATGTTCACCCCCAAGAAAAACAGTCTTCCCTCCCCGTGCCTGGAGGActccttcttccctctctcctcatcctccacagTCTCACTCTCCTTTGCTCTCCCCTCATCCACATCGTCCCCTGGCAGCAGTGACAGCGGAGGAGGGATAGAGACGGATCTGATACTAGCTGCAGAGCTGGGACAGGCTTTACTGGAGAAGAATGAGGAGCTGGCAACCACAGtggagcagagggagagggaggtggag GCTTTACAGCAGGAGAAGCATGTTCTTCAGAGGAAGCTGGAGATGAATGAACTGACATCtgggcagagagaggcagagctgaCAGCAGATTTAGCTGCCTTAAGGGCTGAGCTGGAGCGACATCACAGCCAGGGACGCGACCGACGAAAGGATGAGAGTGAACAGCTGACTCAGTTAGCCAACCATAACCAACGCTTGGTGGAGCAGCTAGCAGAG GCTGTAACACTGGAACACACCTTGAGGACTGAGCTTCGTTCCCTCAGAGAAGAGATGGAAGAATCATCTTTCAGCCGAAATATCAACTTCACACAATTACAGAACATACATGCAGAG AACAGAGTTTTGCTGGAGCGGCTGTCGCACATGGAAGCACAACTAAAAGGATCACAGGAGCACAGCAATAGACTCTACATTGAGAGAGAGCAACTGAGAGATAGACTGTCAGAACTACAAACgaaactgagagagaaagaagcagag ACTAAAGAAGCTCTTCTAGCTCACTCCACAGTCCTGCAAGCAAGAGATGAAGAGATACGAGCACTCGCAGAGGAG CTACAATCTCAACGAGAGGAGCTGGAGTCTTTGAGGGAAGAAATCAAGCCATTTAGAAGCAGTCCTGGAATGCCAAGCTACAG TTCTTTAGAGAGTGAACTGGCCACGATGCGTCAGGAGAAAGAAACACTAACTCAGCAGCTTCTCAACACCATCAAACACAAGGTGGTGCTGTCTCAAGAGCTGGAGGCCTGGCAG GAGGACATGCGGTTGGTGATCAATCAACAGGTGCAgcaaagggaggaggagagacagagggaaaaacaGCAAGAGAAAGACAACACAGTAGGATTCCAAAGAAGCAAGTCTTTGAGAGTgaaaggagaaggagggaaaggattcttctcttcctttttcaaagacaaatga